The Coffea arabica cultivar ET-39 chromosome 3c, Coffea Arabica ET-39 HiFi, whole genome shotgun sequence genome contains a region encoding:
- the LOC113736035 gene encoding uncharacterized protein yields the protein MRLDSSHSLVKIFPSLEILRVEICPELVSLPDGVWHNLRCIKELRISGCLRLSHLPKDVGGLASLESLTVLGCPSLVSIPDIHSLRSLVRLHLGRCGNLRSLPSGMEVCTSIRRIALLGCPAIQPEDLHPLSRMTQLQGLALGGFSQDLDYFPWPSCTINPCRVTITDNENKEFQHPFASLLVLGLWGWQAVTSLPEQIQHLSNLIFLQIQHFDGIGALPEFLGSFHSLEELDIADCQNLSYLPSAEAMRRLTKLRKLTIKKCPRLKDRCKEEIGQEWYKIAHIPEIQLLP from the coding sequence ATGCGCCTTGATTCGTCACATTCATTAGTCAAGATATTCCCTTCTTTGGAGATTTTAAGAGTCGAGATCTGTCCCGAATTGGTAAGCCTGCCAGATGGTGTTTGGCACAACCTTAGATGCATTAAAGAACTACGTATTTCGGGATGCCTTCGTTTAAGTCATCTACCAAAGGACGTGGGAGGATTGGCATCTCTTGAGAGTCTAACAGTATTGGGTTGCCCCAGTCTTGTTTCCATTCCAGATATTCATTCCCTACGATCTCTAGTTCGGCTGCATCTTGGGAGATGCGGCAACTTGCGCTCACTACCAAGTGGAATGGAAGTCTGTACATCAATCAGAAGAATTGCATTATTGGGGTGCCCTGCTATTCAACCAGAGGATTTGCATCCTCTGTCGAGGATGACTCAACTACAAGGATTGGCGCTAGGTGGTTTCTCTCAAGATCTTGATTATTTCCCCTGGCCCAGCTGCACCATTAATCCTTGCAGAGTTACCATTACGGACAATGAGAACAAAGAATTCCAACATCCTTTTGCCTCGTTGCTGGTTCTTGGATTATGGGGTTGGCAAGCAGTCACATCTCTGCCGGAGCAGATTCAGCATCTCTCCAACTTGATCTTTTTACAGATACAGCATTTTGACGGGATTGGGGCTCTGCCAGAGTTCTTGGGTAGCTTCCATTCACTCGAAGAACTGGACATTGCAGACTGCCAAAATCTGTCGTATTTGCCTTCTGCTGAGGCAATGCGTCGCCTCACCAAATTAAGGAAATTGACAATTAAAAAATGTCCACGTCTCAAGGACAGATGCAAGGAAGAGATCGGCCAAGAATGGTACAAGATTGCTCATATTCCAGAAATTCAGCTGCTGCCATGA
- the LOC113736036 gene encoding putative disease resistance protein RGA3 encodes MVESLTGTNSNLTVVEAIVRKLNEVLKTKRFLLVLDDVWNEDAKKWDGMRECLRGIGASDESRIIVTTRNETVVSIMQPSFPCPLGILSAGDSWELFEKIAFGHGCAAVKTPELINIGRKIVAKCGGVPLAVAAIGGLLWYKKDEREWSKIENNKTMAAMEEAGRRVISAIKLSYDHLPSLSLKQCLLYCTIVGKGGVATVESMIQLWMAQGLLNPSKGSHLEMEDVGRNYMSILLRTSLLQVSEKDGFGRTIKFTIHDLVYDFVKEAAKESIFLVPSVELRSGRESLLKPRTLILSDGLAHDLPNVRKSLRVLRVVEGEHVKELPTTIGKLKLLRYLDISRTSITELPNPITLLYNLQTMKLSNLQQLPKNFENLANLRHLCIEEDGIINGKPCLLPDIGQLSSLQTLPFFYVSQDKGCQIDQLGRLHNLRGDLKIFDLQNVSNQEEAIKAKISTKINLDSLELHWDTRTRDGSTDEDVLKGLEPDPNLKGFGMENFMGRSLPSWMLTKSHPLVFRNLVKILLRNFNKCQQIPPLGHLPHLNIVNIIGMKSVNCIGTDFFGWKNVDDASCNPSGVAGDAVVLFPALKRANSGGYA; translated from the coding sequence ATGGTAGAGTCTCTTACAGGAACCAACTCTAATCTGACAGTTGTGGAGGCAATTGTAAGAAAGCTTAACGAGGTACTTAAAACTAAAAGATTCTTGCTTGTACTGGATGATGTTTGGAATGAAGATGCAAAGAAATGGGATGGAATGAGGGAGTGTTTGCGAGGTATAGGTGCATCGGACGAAAGTAGGATAATCGTGACAACTCGAAACGAGACAGTTGTTTCAATCATGCAACCATCTTTTCCTTGTCCATTGGGAATACTTTCTGCTGGTGATAGCTGGGAATTGTTTGAGAAAATAGCATTTGGTCACGGTTGCGCAGCAGTAAAGACTCCTGAATTGATAAATATAGGAAGAAAAATTGTTGCTAAGTGCGGTGGTGTGCCATTGGCAGTAGCGGCAATAGGAGGTTTGTTGTGGTACAAAAAGGATGAACGTGAGTggtcaaaaatagaaaataataaaacaatGGCTGCAATGGAAGAAGCTGGAAGAAGAGTCATATCCGCTATAAAGTTAAGCTACGATCATTTGCCTTCATTGTCGTTGAAACAATGTCTTTTATATTGTACTATAGTGGGAAAGGGTGGCGTTGCAACAGTGGAAAGCATGATACAACTTTGGATGGCACAGGGATTGCTCAATCCTTCCAAGGGAAGTCACCTGGAAATGGAGGATGTTGGCCGTAACTACATGAGTATTTTGCTCCGGACTTCTTTGTTGCAAGTTTCCGAGAAGGATGGGTTTGGAAGAACTATAAAATTCACTATTCACGATCTTGTGTATGACTTTGTTAAGGAAGCAGCTAAAGAGTCCATTTTCTTGGTTCCCTCGGTTGAACTTAGATCCGGTAGGGAAAGTCTCTTAAAGCCACGAACTTTGATTTTGAGCGATGGCCTTGCACATGATTTGCCGAACGTTCGTAAAAGCCTTCGAGTCTTACGTGTTGTTGAAGGTGAACATGTTAAGGAATTGCCAACCACGATTGGAAAGTTGAAGCTTTTAAGATATCTTGACATCTCCAGGACTTCAATAACAGAGCTCCCAAATCCCATCACACTGTTGTACAATTTGCAAACAATGAAACTCAGTAATCTGCAACAGCttcccaaaaattttgaaaatttggctaACCTGAGGCATTTGTGCATTGAAGAAGATGGAATCATCAACGGCAAGCCATGCTTGCTTCCTGATATAGGGCAATTGAGTTCTCTTCAGACGTTGCCTTTCTTCTATGTAAGTCAAGATAAGGGATGCCAAATTGATCAGTTGGGGCGTTTGCACAATCTCAGGGGCGACCTGAAGATCTTTGATCTCCAGAATGTTAGCAACCAAGAGGAAGCAATCAAAGCAAAAATATCCACAAAGATAAACCTTGATagtttggaacttcactgggaTACTAGGACTAGAGACGGATCCACTGATGAGGATGTCTTGAAAGGTCTTGAACCTGACCCAAATTTGAAAGGTTTCGGAATGGAAAACTTTATGGGCCGAAGCCTTCCATCGTGGATGCTGACCAAAAGCCATCCTTTGGTCTTTCGCAATCTTGTGAAGATCCTACTGAGGAACTTCAACAAGTGTCAGCAAATTCCACCACTTGGGCACCTCCCTCACCTCAATATTGTCAACataattggaatgaaaagtgtAAATTGCATCGGCACTGATTTCTTCGGTTGGAAAAATGTTGATGATGCAAGTTGCAATCCAAGTGGCGTAGCAGGGGATGCTGTGGTTTTATTTCCGGCACTAAAAAGAGCTAATTCTGGAGGATATGCCTGA
- the LOC113736037 gene encoding chaperone protein dnaJ 20, chloroplastic-like, which translates to MEASLQISGISTRFGKTVQFNQKGSCKEKFLQHRTVISCQAARTVQTGRAANFYEVLSLDCSKFVGLQEIKKAYRCKALKFHPDSCPPSEKEESTRRFLELRMAYETLSDPISRELYDHELSLVDVDGRTRHGMSCSMGSKVWERQIAELNKRSRQKMEKRKEMGMWN; encoded by the coding sequence ATGGAAGCATCCTTGCAAATTAGTGGGATTAGTACTCGGTTTGGAAAAACGGTTCAATTCAATCAGAAAGGAAGCTGTAAGGAGAAATTTCTTCAGCACAGAACTGTGATCTCATGTCAGGCTGCTAGAACCGTGCAGACTGGAAGAGCAGCCAACTTTTATGAGGTACTTTCTCTTGATTGCTCCAAATTTGTAGGTcttcaagaaatcaagaaagccTACAGATGCAAAGCTCTCAAGTTCCATCCTGATTCTTGCCCTCCATCGGAAAAGGAAGAGTCCACAAGGCGATTTCTTGAGCTGAGAATGGCATACGAGACACTGTCTGATCCAATTTCGCGAGAATTGTACGATCATGAGCTTAGTTTGGTCGATGTGGATGGAAGAACAAGACATGGGATGAGTTGTTCCATGGGAAGTAAGGTGTGGGAGAGGCAAATCGCTGAACTGAACAAGCGATCAAGACAAAAGATGGAGAAGAGAAAGGAAATGGGAATGTGGAATTGA